The Anopheles gambiae chromosome 2, idAnoGambNW_F1_1, whole genome shotgun sequence genomic sequence ttcttgggaaAATAGATATTCTAAGCAGAAAAGCATTCCAGTTGGACATGACATTTGGATACAATTGACTGAAAACATTCAACACAAACTAAAGGAACgtcgagagagaaagaggaactGGGAACTATTCAGTGAACTAGCTCAAAAgctcaacattaaattattGCCGTTCGACAGATTGATAAAACcagattttaaaataaataacaataaggaaaaaaagaaaaatgatgaaataaaatcCACCAGCATATAGATAAACAAGGTTTAAATCAGATAATAAATTTAGTCGAAAAGGTAAATTAAGTTATATGTAAGTGAATGATGGAATAAAAAGAGAATTAGTTGATTTTTACGTTAAAAACGTAtgaatataatttaaaaaatattttgattgaaaatgaaatatgtaCAAACACAGATTATCTGGCCGAAactatgttttaatgttttgtaaatCTCAAAAGACAACGAATCAAAGGACATTGATGAGAAATTGTAAGAGGCCTTTTATTATCTTCCTTCTTAATTTTTTACGAAAAGTTGAATATACCATCGATTAAGTGAGTGCATAGGCTTAAGGTTGTTCAAAAGTATTGAAACAGAGCAAAAGGTTCCAAAAGGGTTTGAAGGAAATTATGAAATTGTCTAGTGCTTTACAGTGTCTGGAGTTTGTCGATATTTCTGATTACCAGTAGCAAGGTGTTTGAGCACAACCTACTGTGTATAGAAATGTACGAAGCATGAAGTTTATACCAATATATTGATACAACCGTTACAACATATATTGATACAACAATAAGTGTACAACCGTTGCATGTAGCGCTTATCAAATATCGTTTAAAAAAACCAGCTGGCACTAGACTGGCCTATAAACTGGGTGTGATTATTAGCACGCGTCAGTGCTGTTGTTATTATATTGCTTGAACATTTTTTGTGAATTgaaaatggaataaataaCATTATATTTATAGATGTAatatttcactgtttttagATTATTTAAAGACATCCACACGTGCAGTAATATAACGCGACATTTCAATACCTTTCCCCACACAGTGTTTATGACCGAACCACCCACTACGACCATCTGGCGATAAGAAAACCTACGCAAAACACCGTACCGTGCGGGTACAATTCGATGCAACAACCTTGCGAATGAAAACATTGCCCTAGCAGCAAACGGTATGCAGGGGTGAAGAGATTAAGCGCCATGCTATCGAACGAATTCGATTCCGCGCGAAGCTAATGCGACAGTCTCTCAACCAACCTGCCCCATACGCCAAGCAAAAACGACCAGATTGCATAGCCGATTCGCTCCTGGGAAATGATACTTCGTTGACGTGGAAGGCGGTTGGACGGTAAGAGAAAACTGTGCCATCGCCTATACTGTGGGTGCATTTCGGTGCCGTGAAATGAACGGAGGCTACTCCAAAATTCTGTACCGCATTGCGGCGCCGAACGAGTGCGATCGCATCCGGCAGGCACTGCTGGCGTTCTACTTCCCGGAGGAGCTGGTCACGCGATCGTACCTCGACGAGAGTCAACCCCAGATCGGCCCCACGGAAGAGCACATCCAGTATGCACTGTCCTTCGTGCACCAGGGCATGGCAGCGGTAGCGATCGAGCAAGATCACGGCACGATCGTTGGCGTTACGATCGCACGGTGTGTGAAACCGGGCACGTCTGACGAGCTGCTGGCAATGGTACCGGCGGCCGGATCGCGACGCTGGTCCGAAACGTTGCGACTGTTTGCCCATCTCGAGCACACTGGCGATGTTTGTGGACGGTTCCGTTCGCGCCGCTCGTACCATGTGTTCGTGCTGGCGGTGGAGCCTCACTTTAGACGCCGCGCAATTGGACAGAAGCTGATGGACTTTCAGTTGGCAAGGGGGAAGTCGCTTCGCTTTCGGGTGGTAAGTGCGGACGTTACGTGTGAGGTGGCCGCACGGATATGCGAGCGGATGGAtatgcggtgtgtgtgtgcgatgtcGCTGAACCAGTACCGGAACCAGTCCGGCGAGCATCCGTTTGTGGTAACGGGGCCGAATCACATCGTAAGCACGTACGCGCGGTACGTTTAAGGTGGGATTTCCAAGAATTAGTGCTGGAGCAAattaaaaactgaaaaaagtaGTGTAAACGTATAGCAACATTGGAAATTAAATGAatgttaataattttattaacaaaTATTGCTTAATATACAATGTTCAGGTGAAATTACTAATTGTGAAAATTTGCAtagaaaaatgtattaaagatAATAAATTATATATCACACTGTAGGATTCTAATTACATTAAATTCATCCAAAACttcaatatttaattaattgtgaagtaacacaaaaaaatacataaatcatTGACCGTAAAAATTATACCTgataattaaaatgtttttcccTGCTTTCGGATTCTCCTTAACGTTGTTTACTACCATCTATCTGCCATAAATCATTACGT encodes the following:
- the LOC4576307 gene encoding arylalkylamine N-acetyltransferase-like 2 → MNGGYSKILYRIAAPNECDRIRQALLAFYFPEELVTRSYLDESQPQIGPTEEHIQYALSFVHQGMAAVAIEQDHGTIVGVTIARCVKPGTSDELLAMVPAAGSRRWSETLRLFAHLEHTGDVCGRFRSRRSYHVFVLAVEPHFRRRAIGQKLMDFQLARGKSLRFRVVSADVTCEVAARICERMDMRCVCAMSLNQYRNQSGEHPFVVTGPNHIVSTYARYV